A segment of the Coffea arabica cultivar ET-39 chromosome 8c, Coffea Arabica ET-39 HiFi, whole genome shotgun sequence genome:
TTATCATTGTTCAACTTGGAAACATCCACAATACcatatttttggatttttcCTGCATTTTTTGGTGcttcatttgaaaatgctagAACATTTTTGCCCAGCTTTGAAGTAGTGAAATCGACCATCGACTCGAGAGATGTCGCACAGTACTTGTCTTCCCCTTCAATTGCAGGCTCCTCGCATTCTGCTATGGTTTTCTTGATAGCTTCGGATTGGGCTGAATGTGGGTTCactgagaatttattcaaaatttcagGAACAGATTTGGATGAGAAGGGAGTGGAATCAGCCACCTGGCGGGGTAGGAAGGCCGGAGTATCATTCACTGATTCAATGAACTGCATATTCACGCTTGAGCCGCGATGGAGGTCCTTTTTCAAGAAGAAAGCTGTTACTTTTTGGTGATAATGGAGTTGGTCTTCAGTAGGACTATAATGCGCAGTGAATCTATATATTCTCAACGGGATTCTGTCTGGTCTTACGCTGAAACTGGCACCTCCCGGGGGCTTTCCTGTAGTTAATTGATGAGCAACAAGATGAAATACCAAATATTTTGAGGGACCAAATTTAACATTTTTAAATAGAAAAGCTTCACAGTTTTGTGAGGTATGActttaaatttatataaaatatatctAAATTTTTTTACAGCTTAGACCCTCTAATTGTGGCAAGTATTGGGAATGGTTGTGAGTTGTGACATCTGCTGGACCACTATATTTGTATGATCTTCTGAACTAAATGCAGTGTAGACAATCACTTGTGCATGATTATGTAAAATTCAAGATATTTTACTCATTTTGTCGGTAAAAGCTTTTACACAGTGCATGAATatgaaataattataaaacatttagccaaattctttttttttataattaaataTTAGATTTTTCTAACAGATACCTAATCGGCACCccatttattatatatatactacTAACAGTTGTTATACTCTTTTACATTTAAGCCCATCCCTAAActtaactttattttttaaaaaaagttaataGATTAACTCAATCTTAATGAATGTCCACTCTCGTTGGACAAACCCTTAACTCTTTTACTCATTTCATTATTGGTCGTTGAATGGGAAAATTGAAGTATAAAGACCAGATTTATTGTGTTTGTCAgcataattttgtgatttttttttttggttttccctTTAGTGAAACTATAAATTTGTGGTgtaaattttctcaaaattctttAGCTTTTGAAATTGGTTTAGTATCTATTAAAACCCTTGAAATCTTGGGGAAACAAACAGGAAATTTAGCAAGCAATAGAAGAAGCGGAATAAATAATAAAGATTGGAAAGGAGCACTTCTCGGACAAACCATTGCGTACGATATCTCTGACAGCTTTGGGCATCGGACTGGTTGGAAGCTTGGATTTCCAATAAACTTCGAGATCTGCATGCTTTGCTCCAACTCCTGTCTGGTATAAATTTCACGATACCCAAAAAGAATATATCAGCAATTAAGTTTCCAGGCTGCCCAAAATGCAAGCAAATTATCACGAAGTTAAAAATTAAGATAGCCTGTAactttgaaatatatatatacacacacactcaCAGAAACAAGTGTGAGAAAGTAGAGGAGCTTGAGCAAGTCCATAATACTTATGCCACAGTAGAATTCGGCTATGTAAGGCTGAGTGAAGAGATACTAAAACCAAAATGTTGATGTGAGATAGCTCAAGAACCTTGGCAGCAGTATTTATACAAGTGCAAGAGCCACAGTGGCTTGCTAAATATTTGAGAGGGGAAAAGTTTTGACATGATTAATACTGCATAGTTGAGCATTTAAGGGTCTGTTTGTTtgaattgaaaaaattttttagaaaatgttTCCTCAATTTGTGCTTTTTAACTCATTTAAAACCACAGAAAATGATATCTCTTGGTAAAATGTTTTGCATAAGTGTGCGTAAATAATTCCGGTTACAAGCTAAATAATTCCAGTTAAAATGTTTTGCATAAGAGTGGTTGATATGGTGACGAACTGAATTAATTATTCATCAAGACGGGTATTTTCTAGAAGGAACCGAACACAtgaaaattagaaagaaaagaagaaatttttttccaaaagatgACTTCCAATGAAATTAGTTTCCCAGTGAAAATCATTTATATGGTGCCGAATAGATCCTTAGTCACTGTACCTTTCAATTTTCATGATATGCATcaatcactacaagaaaattggtcatcagtgataacttttctctgtgacgaaaaaaagttgtcacaaaagtggatcctttattgatgactttctaactcgtcacaaacctctaatgggagccaactcatttgtgacactagtaaattcccgccaagttttagcaagagcgcgggagtgtttagaacacacaatagtgacgacattaagaacatcatcactattgcttggcctatttacggacgactttttgttgtcgtcactgatcactaaaaaaaaaagttattagtgacaacattttgtagtgatgaattgtaatttttgtcTTAATAATCTAAGTCTCATTACTTGTTCTTTATTATTGTACTCCTCCCCTTACctatttcttttactcttttatgACAGATAAATGCTATTCATACTAGTTTTTGGAAGATATCTATGGTTATGGTTGAAGAATGTTGAAGACAAAATTGCCTTTTGCTCATGGAGTGATTCATTTagatgttcttcaatttcttaaactatgattgcttttgtaaatgtaccttatgtacaagtgatattttggacaaatgttatttttgtaggCATTAGTTGGGCAATGTACACTTGAATTTGGCATTTGAGAATGCTATATTATTACCATGTAATCTAATGCAAATACTTTTGGTTATCAATCGTTCATGTTTATTTGTATGGTTTGTTTAAAATCAATGATTTAGCAATGATTACAGGCCAAATTATGACTATTAAGCTATTATGAAATtatctaatgacaaaaaaaagttgtcacaaaatagaaaataaaaactccttgtCACAACAGAGACTGTCACTAAATCTAAGTTACATTTGTGACGACAATTGTTGTCAGTAAAATAGTTATATACAATGGCTTTCGGTGCTTTTTAGTGACGACcttaagtagagcatttttgacaaaaggtcaattcgtcaataaaacacttccagattgtcgtcactaatgacaactatttagtgacgacctcaaaaatgctctacttaaagtcgtcactaatgagaactatttagtgacgacattttaggtcgtcactgtttacttttaccgacggggatttagtgacgactttgtgacgatcaaaaagtcgtcaataaaaggtatttgtgacgatatttgtatgttctgtgatgattttgtgttgtcactgatgaacaattttcttgtagtgaatgGAGTATTTTTCATAATAGTCATTATCACAACTCGGGTCCAAGGATTGGTCCAAGTAATTTTTGGATCGAAATTCACTGAATCAAAATAGTTAACCCAAATTACAAGATAGCTATTGGATCCAAGCTTTAAACTCATTCCCTTCCCTTCCCTTTCTCAAATTGATATGGAATACCTTATTCTCCCCACCTTCAATACTTTGAAGTCCTAGCAAAATTGATATTGGATCTAGAGGTGACTTCCGTCGAACGTAGTAGTACTTAGCCCCACACAACACTTAGCTCTTTACGTGGTTCGCTTTGATACCAACCATCATGACTCAGGTCCAAGGAGTGGCACAAGTAAATGATTAACCCAAATTACAAGATAGCCATTGGACTCAAACTTTAAACCCATTCCCTTCCCTTTCTCAAATCGATGTGGGATACCTCAGTTATCATCTTGCCTACAGTTGAAAAAGTTTAGCTGACATGATCTCGTAAATGAATGATTGGCAGAAGATAGTATGCAACATTCtaaaaatttgattaaaaaccgtataatttttttatttctaacTTTTTTTCTAGGCCAAGTTTAACCAAACAGAGCATAAGTGTATCGACATAATATGGGACCTATTTGGCACCTAAGTTTTTTAAGTAGTTTTTCTTCTACaagcttttaaaaattttagatgAATCTTAAAAAACttaccaaaatttttaaaaaacatagctcaaaataactaaaaatagacaaatttttttttccttcttttctttctttttcttcctccccACACCTAGATCCATCACCATATCTACAATCGGCCTATGCCGATAGGCACTAGCATCACCGCCAGTGCCTctatctctctccctctctccttctttctttctttcctttctctttgTCTCGCTCCCTTTCCTCCTCCCTTCCTCCCTCTTCCTCCTCTCTTCTCCTCCCTTCCCCTACCATCCTCTCTTCTCCGTCTCCCTTCACTGGACCTGTCCCCTCCTCTTCCCCTACCGGTCACATGACCAGTAGGGAAGGAGGAGGGGGTCGTAGGAGAAGGAAaggaaggaggaggagaaaaGAGGGAGAAGGAGAGGGAGAAGGAAAGGGAGGGAGGGGgaagaagaaggagagaagattAAAAAAAGGAGGTGGGGATGGAGTTGGCTGGCACCGATGGCAGAGGGCGTGGAATGGTGGTAGTGGTCGACAGTGGAGGGAGTAGAGTAGTGGTTGTGGTGTGGGAGGGAGGAGGGAAGAGGAAGGAGGGAGaattggggggggggggaagagagaaagaaaaagaaaaaaatttgaagaaaagaaagtttTTTTTATACATTTCTTAAATACCTAACTATACATAagttttttcacaaattttacagtaaattacaacaaaattttatacaaacaaCTAAAAAACTCACCATTTAAATGGGGTATTGGATAATCAAATCACCCTTCTCATATTAGGGCAAAGTTCAAGTTATTTCCATGATTTCCAGTGTGTTTCTCTTGGATCCTATCTCTCTCATATATTAATTGCTCCATTTGTTTTGTACTTGATGTTCATTTGGGGT
Coding sequences within it:
- the LOC113706388 gene encoding BURP domain protein RD22-like — encoded protein: MDLLKLLYFLTLVSTGVGAKHADLEVYWKSKLPTSPMPKAVRDIVRNGKPPGGASFSVRPDRIPLRIYRFTAHYSPTEDQLHYHQKVTAFFLKKDLHRGSSVNMQFIESVNDTPAFLPRQVADSTPFSSKSVPEILNKFSVNPHSAQSEAIKKTIAECEEPAIEGEDKYCATSLESMVDFTTSKLGKNVLAFSNEAPKNAGKIQKYGIVDVSKLNNDKAIVDDELVACHKQNYVYAVFYCHSFQNIDAYMVNLVGADGAKVKAVVVCHKDTSSWDPRHLAFQLLKVKPGAVPICHFLPGDHIVWVPKH